From the genome of Bacteroidota bacterium:
CGGGTGTTTCTACAAATAATTCCGCCAATTTCGACTCTTCGGTGATGGCGATTCGGATCTCATTCCCGACGGAATTAATCAAAATTTCCTTTTTCATTTACATCAATAACCTTTCACAATACAAACAAGTTCTTTCGCTTGTCAAGTTTCTTAATAATAAAACTGACCCCATTATTGAGGTTCACAATTGTTTTTCCCCGTCACACTTTATAGTAATAGCATAGATATTATATAACTATTACAGCCTTTTCTTCACAAATTACTTGAAATTTACGAAAATATCGGTTGGCTTGCAAGACTAGTTTCTTTGAGCAGTAAACATTCAAAAAACGGATCAAATAGACGAATTTAAGATCTTTACCAACTGTTCAGCTATCGCTTCCCTGCTATATTGTTTTGCTAATTCTGGTTTGGGTGTAAGATGTTTTAGTCGTTCAAAAATATCATTTTTATCATACTGATAAGGAAGTAAAATTCCTGCATTTGCCTGAGAGAGTATTCCATCTACCTCTTTGTTATCATCTCCAAACGCTATAATCTTATTCCCTGTGCGAAGATATTCGAACAATTTTCCTGGAACGTGACGTTTTTCCGTTGCGCACACAAGCAGATATTTAGCATTCATCATTTCTTTTAATACATCCTGGTAAGGAAGAAATCCCAAGTACTCCGTGTAATCATCTAATCCTGAATCTGAGATTGCCTTTTTAATATCAGGACTTACGGTGCCAACAAATCTAATTCGTAAATTTCTCCCTTGGCTAATCTCGTACCGTATGTTTTTCCATAATCCTTTTGGATTTTGATAATCAAAGATGTTTCCAGCGTGCAAAACAACTTCTGCAGGAGATGAAGATGCTTGCATTGAAAAATTCTCTTCATTATATCCCCAATAAAGAACATGGGATTTCTCTTTAATCCAGGAATATTTTTTGATATAATCTTCCTGAGCACTCTTTGTAACAAAAATTATCTGCTGGGCAGATCGAAATGTAGATTTTTCAAAATAGTTATCAATTGCAAGCGTTAAAGCACTTCGTTTAAAATCCTTGTAGTACACAATATCTACCCAAGGATCAATCAAAACGGGAATATGAGGAATACCATATCGTTTGCCTAATTTTTTCCCGATCAAGTGAGAACTATGTGGCGGACCAATTGACACGATTGCTTTTGGTTTTTCAGATTTGATCAGCATTTCTCCGCCACTTAATGCTGAAAAATACCATCCGATCCTTGCATCCGGGACGAATAGGTTCATCCTAATCCATATGGACAGTTTGTGTTTCCAATCGGTATTAGTCAGCGAGATTGTTTCAGACGCCACAAGAGGAGAATCAGATTTCTTTCCAAGGAATTTTCGGTACATGTTGAACGGTTCGTTTGCAGCAGTCTTAACCACTTTGATATTTGTATCAATTTCA
Proteins encoded in this window:
- a CDS encoding glycosyltransferase, whose amino-acid sequence is MNNVLFISYFWPPSGKASLHWPLFIIKHLPKLAWMPSVLTVDEDSFSHVDNSLMSEIDTNIKVVKTAANEPFNMYRKFLGKKSDSPLVASETISLTNTDWKHKLSIWIRMNLFVPDARIGWYFSALSGGEMLIKSEKPKAIVSIGPPHSSHLIGKKLGKRYGIPHIPVLIDPWVDIVYYKDFKRSALTLAIDNYFEKSTFRSAQQIIFVTKSAQEDYIKKYSWIKEKSHVLYWGYNEENFSMQASSSPAEVVLHAGNIFDYQNPKGLWKNIRYEISQGRNLRIRFVGTVSPDIKKAISDSGLDDYTEYLGFLPYQDVLKEMMNAKYLLVCATEKRHVPGKLFEYLRTGNKIIAFGDDNKEVDGILSQANAGILLPYQYDKNDIFERLKHLTPKPELAKQYSREAIAEQLVKILNSSI